The proteins below are encoded in one region of Engystomops pustulosus chromosome 8, aEngPut4.maternal, whole genome shotgun sequence:
- the LOC140074555 gene encoding gamma-crystallin-1-like isoform X2, which yields MVKIVFYEDRNFQGRSYECNSDSTDLSSYFNRCNSIRVENGNWILYEHSNYRGHQYFLRRGEYPDFQKWMGYNDSIRSCRVTPQHRGPFSLRVYEREDYKGQMMEFTEDCPHVYEQFRYHDIHSCHVHDGYWMFYEEPNYRGRQYYLRPGEYRRYSDWGASNPRIGSFKRVQHLY from the exons ATGGTTAAG ATTGTGTTTTACGAAGACAGAAACTTCCAGGGTCGCTCTTATGAGTGCAACTCTGACTCCACTGATCTGTCTTCATACTTCAATCGGTGCAATTCCATCCGAGTAGAGAATGGAAACTGGATCCTTTATGAACATTCAAATTACAGAGGACACCAATACTTCCTGAGGAGAGGAGAATATCCTGACTTCCAGAAATGGATGGGATACAATGACTCCATTCGGTCCTGCCGTGTAACCCCACAG CATCGTGGACCATTCAGTCTGAGGGTGTACGAGAGAGAAGACTATAAAGGTCAGATGATGGAGTTCACTGAAGATTGTCCACATGTCTATGAGCAATTCCGCTACCATGACATTCACTCCTGCCATGTGCATGATGGATACTGGATGTTCTATGAGGAGCCCAACTACAGGGGACGTCAGTATTACCTGAGacctggagagtacaggagatacAGCGACTGGGGAGCTTCTAACCCAAGAATTGGATCTTTTAAGAGAGTTCAGCATctatattaa
- the LOC140074556 gene encoding gamma-crystallin 1-like, whose amino-acid sequence MVKIVFYEDRNFQGRSYECNSDSADLSSYFNRCNSIRVENGNWILYEHSNYRGHQYFLRRGEYPDFQKWMGYNDSIRSCRVTPQHRGPFSLRVYEREDFKGQMMEFTEDCPHVYEQFRYHDIHSCHVHDGYWMFYEEPNYRGRQYYLRPGEYRRYSDWGASNPRIGSFKRVQHLY is encoded by the exons ATGGTTAAG ATTGTGTTTTACGAAGACAGAAACTTCCAGGGTCGCTCTTATGAGTGCAACTCTGACTCCGCTGATCTGTCTTCATACTTTAATCGGTGCAATTCCATCCGAGTAGAGAATGGAAACTGGATCCTTTATGAACATTCAAATTACAGAGGACACCAATACTTCCTGAGGAGGGGAGAGTATCCTGACTTCCAGAAATGGATGGGCTACAATGACTCCATTCGGTCCTGCCGTGTAACCCCACAG CATCGTGGACCATTCAGTCTGAGGGTGTACGAGAGAGAAGACTTTAAAGGTCAGATGATGGAGTTCACTGAAGATTGTCCACATGTCTATGAGCAATTCCGCTACCATGACATTCACTCCTGCCACGTGCATGATGGATACTGGATGTTCTATGAGGAGCCCAACTACAGGGGACGTCAGTATTACCTGAGacctggagagtacaggagatacAGCGACTGGGGAGCTTCTAACCCAAGAATTGGATCTTTTAAGAGAGTTCAGCATctatattaa
- the LOC140074555 gene encoding gamma-crystallin 1-like isoform X1 gives MEIKKIIVFYEDRNFQGRSYECNSDSTDLSSYFNRCNSIRVENGNWILYEHSNYRGHQYFLRRGEYPDFQKWMGYNDSIRSCRVTPQHRGPFSLRVYEREDYKGQMMEFTEDCPHVYEQFRYHDIHSCHVHDGYWMFYEEPNYRGRQYYLRPGEYRRYSDWGASNPRIGSFKRVQHLY, from the exons ATTGTGTTTTACGAAGACAGAAACTTCCAGGGTCGCTCTTATGAGTGCAACTCTGACTCCACTGATCTGTCTTCATACTTCAATCGGTGCAATTCCATCCGAGTAGAGAATGGAAACTGGATCCTTTATGAACATTCAAATTACAGAGGACACCAATACTTCCTGAGGAGAGGAGAATATCCTGACTTCCAGAAATGGATGGGATACAATGACTCCATTCGGTCCTGCCGTGTAACCCCACAG CATCGTGGACCATTCAGTCTGAGGGTGTACGAGAGAGAAGACTATAAAGGTCAGATGATGGAGTTCACTGAAGATTGTCCACATGTCTATGAGCAATTCCGCTACCATGACATTCACTCCTGCCATGTGCATGATGGATACTGGATGTTCTATGAGGAGCCCAACTACAGGGGACGTCAGTATTACCTGAGacctggagagtacaggagatacAGCGACTGGGGAGCTTCTAACCCAAGAATTGGATCTTTTAAGAGAGTTCAGCATctatattaa